CAAAGGAGACCGGATCCGTCTGGCAGACACCGAACTGCTGCTCAAGATCGAGGAGGATTACACCACCTACGGCGAGGAAGTGGTGTTTGGAGGCGGGAAGGTCATCCGGGATGGCCTGGGACAGGGCCAGAACACCCGTGCTTCGGGCAGTCCTGATCTGGTGATCACCAATGCCATTTTGCTGGACTGGTGGGGCATCGTGAAGGCCGATGTGGGGGTCCGGGATGGACGGATTGTGGCCATCGGCAAGGCGGGAAACCCGGACATTCAGGATGGGGTGACGCCAGGACTGGAGATTGGGCCAGGCACCGAAATTATTGCCGGGGAACGCAAAATTCTGACCGCTGGTGGCATTGACACCCACATTCACTTCATTGCTCCTCAGCAGGCCTGGGAAGCCCTGTACTCTGGTGTGACCACCATGATCGGTGGGGGAACCGGACCTGCAGAAGGCACCAAGGCCACCACCTGCACACCGGGTCTGTGGAACCTGCACCGCATGCTGGAAAGTTTAGAGGCCTTCCCGCTGAATTTCGGACTGCTGGGCAAAGGGAATGCCAGCTTGCCTGAAGCTCTGGAAGAACAGGTTCTGGCTGGAGCCATCGGCCTGAAACTCCACGAGGACTGGGGCACCACCCCCTCTGCCATCGACACCTGCCTGAGTGTGGCAGAGAAATATGACGTGCAGGTCGCCATCCACACCGACACCCTCAACGAGAGCGGGTATGTGGAAGACACCCTGAAGGCTTTCAAGGACCGGGTCATCCACACCTACCACTCTGAAGGTGCAGGGGGAGGCCACGCTCCAGACATTCTGCGTGTGCTTGCCTTCGACAACGTGCTTCCCAGCAGCACCAATCCCACCATGCCTTACACCATCAACACGCTGGAAGAACACCTCGACATGCTGATGGTCTGTCACCACCTCTCGCCCCAGGTGCCGGAAGATGTGGCTTTTGCAGAATCCCGCATCCGGCCTGAAACGATGGGTGCAGAAGATGTGCTGCACGACCTGGGGGCCATCAGCATGATGTCCAGTGACTCCCAGGCCATGGGACGGGTCGGTGAGGTGATCCTGCGCACCTGGCAGACCGCCCACAAGATGAAACTGGAGCGGGGTGCCCTGGATGGGGACAGAGATGCAGACAACGCACGCATCAAACGGTATGTCTCCAAATACACCATCAACCCTGCACTGGCGCACGGCATTGCAGACCATGTGGGCAGCATCGAGGTGGGCAAACTGGCCGATCTGGTGCTGTGGAACCCTGCCTTTTTTGGCATCAAGCCCGAATTGATCATCAAAGGTGGTTTCATTGCGGCGTCTTTGATGGGAGACCCCAATGCCAGCATTCCCACCCCTGAACCGGTGCGTTACCGTCCGATGTTCGGGGCGTTCGGGAAGGCCACCTCAAAAACCAGTGTGCATTTTGTGTCTCAGGTGTCGCTGGAGCAGGGGAATTTGCCTGAACTGTCCCGCACCTGCCTGGCGGTCAAAGGATGCCGTTCAGTGAAGAAATCTGACCTGAAACACAATGGCCTCCTCCCCAACATCAAGGTGAACCCCGAAACCTACGAGGTGACCATCGACGGCGAACCCATCCATTCAGAGGCTGCAAAAGAGCTGCCCATGTCCCAGCGGTATTTTCTTTTCTGATGGACCTGGACGGCAACGCATGAAACACCGCCTGATCCTGCAACAGATGTTTGATTCCCAGTTCCCTCTGGGGGGGTTTGCCCACTCTGGAGGGCTGGAATCTTACACGGCACAGCCCCTGAAACCCCCGCAACTCCTGGCCTTGCTGGGCAACCACATCCGTCTGGGAGGGCTCAGGCTGGAGGTCAGTGCCATGGCCCTGGTTTATGCGGACAGTGACCCGGAACAATTGGCCCAGGAACTGACCGCCTGGAAATCCACCCCCACCAGTTTGCACGCCAGCACCGCACTGGGAAAACGCCTGATCAAACTGGCCAGACGCCTGTGGGGTGTGGAATTGCCAAAGCTTTCTGAACAGCACTTTGCCCTCCAGTGTGCCCTGCTGGGACGGCAGTTGCACCTCCCCCTGGAAGATTTGTGTCTGGCCTACAGCCAGGCCCAGATCACCAGCATGCTCTCGGCCTGCACGCGCTGCATGCCCCTCAGCCCCGAACAGGCCCAGGAAATCCTGCTGGGTTTGCAAGACACCCTGCTCTCAGAAACCCTGCAACGCATCCAGCAGCCCGAACTGAGCAGTGCCATGCCCGCCCTGGATTTGCGTTCCCATCAGCAGGCTTTTCTGTACACGAGGCTGTTCCAGTCGTAAGTTTAAGCATTTGTTGCCCTCGGCCCTTGGCCCTCAAGGAGAACACATGACCGTCAAAATTGGTGTGGGAGGACCCGTTGGCAGCGGCAAAACCGCCCTGCTGGAGAAGCTCTGCAAGAAACTGCGCGATGAATACAGCATTGCAGTGATCACCAACGACATCTACTGTTATGAAGATGCAGAAATTCTGGCCCGTGCAGAGGCGCTTCCCCTGCACCGCATCCGGGGCGTGCAAACCGGAGGCTGCCCGCACACCGCCATCCGTGAGGACCCCAGCATCAACCAGGAGGCTGTGGATGAAATGCTGGAAGCCCTTCCCGATCTGGACATCCTGTTCATCGAGTCTGGAGGGGACAATCTCGCCTCGTCTTTCAGTCCGGAACTGGTGGATGTGTTCATTTTTGTGCTGGATGTCAGCGGAGGAGAGAAAGTGCCCAGAAAAGGCGGACCGGGCATAGTGCGCTCGGATTTGCTGGTCATCAACAAGATCGACCTGGCCCCTCTGGTGGGCGCAAGCCTGGAAGTGATGGAACGGGACACCCGGGTGCAGCGTGGAACGCGCCCACATGTGTTCACCAGCCTGAAAAACGAAGATGGTCTGAATGCGGTGATCCAGTGGATCAAGCAGGATGTGCTCTTCGAGGACTCCTCCTTTTCACTGGGAGGACACTGATCCATGCACAGTGTGCTGCGTCTGGAATTTGGCCTCAAAGCGGGCCGCACGGTTCTGAAGCAGCAGTACGCCTCTGGAGCCATGAAGGTGGTGCGTCCCTTCGAGGCGGGGGAATACGCCCTGCTGCAGATCGCCAGTGTTACGCCGGGCATTCACAATGGGGACCGGTATGAACTGTCTGTAAGTCTGCAAGAGGGTGCAAAGGTCATTTTGCTGAACCAGTCTGCCACCAAATTGCATGGCAAGCGGGCCGGTTGTGCCCTGCACGACATCCAGATTCAGGTTGCAGGAGGGGCACATCTGGAATATTATCCGGGCCTGACCATCCCTTTTATGGATGCGCATTACCAGCAAAAAACCCGAATTGAGCTTGCTGCTGGGGCACAATTCGGCATGCTGGAAAGCTGGAGTGCTGGTCGCCTGGAGCGCGGAGAACAGTGGGAATTCCAGTCTTTGCAAAGCCACATTCAGGTGAACCTGCAAGGGAAGCCCCTCTACAGGGATGCTTTTCACCTTGCAGGGCATCCCCTGGAAGGCCTGACCGACCAGCACACCCTGTGGGCCAGCGGGTTCTGGCATGGTCTTCCTGTGTTGCCTGCCGCTTTTCAGGATGGAGCACAGCTTGCGGGCTGGGGTGTCACCAGATCAGGAGGGCAATACTTCAGGATGCTGGGTTCAGACACCCTGGAATTCCAGCGGGCCTTGACGGCTTACATCACAGAGCGCTGGCAGGTCACCTCAGGGATGCAGATTCCCTGGAAACGCTATGCCAGCGGGGTGTTTCTGTGATGTGATCTGCCAGTGGATGCAAGGAATGTTGATGGCACATTCAACACCGTCACTGCAGATTTTTCTGTTTAAACTGGAGGGGTCAGCTTATGTTTTCGCTGTTGAAAGTTGCTTCTTGCTGACAGGGACAGGAGCACCCCATGATTCAATCCTGGATGAAAAAGGAAATTCGTTTGCGCGAGGGCTTGCTGGCCCTCATCTGCCTGGGGGTACTGACCGCCTGCAGCACCCACCCACATCCTGCCCCTGAGGCAACGTTGCTGCCCGATGGTGGTCTGGTGACCACCATCGGAGATGGGTATCAACTGGTGTTTGAAACTTCAGCTGAAGGCACATCCAAGCAGGGGATGACGTCTGAGAAGAGCACCTTCGTGGAACTGGCGCGGAATGTGCTGAGGGCCATGATGGCCGTGGAGGCTTTCAACCCCACGTCCACGGACAGTGATGCCACCTGCTCTGCGTTTCTGCCCCAGGTGGCGATCCACTCGGGCTTGCAGCGGGTGGTGTTGCCCCTGTCTGCCCAGGTGACGGGCCTGACCTGCACCTCCACCCCCACCACGGTTTCGGTCACGCTTTCGAGCAGCAGTGGGAAGTCTTACAGCTTGCAAGACACGAAAAACCCTGCACAATTCGTGGCGCAGATCGTGGCCGACAATGTGGCTTATGCAGCAGCGTCTCTGTCTGCCGCCCATCCGGAGATCACCGACCAGGCTTCCCGCTGCCTGAACCCCTCCCCGGATGGCATCCTCGAGATCATGCTGGCTGGGCTGTACAAAAAGACCCTCAAACTCCCTGAAGTGGTCCAATTTTATGATGTGGATTGCCAGGGCAGTCTGCAGGGCTGGTCCGAGAGCAACGTCACTTATGCAGATCCCAAAGCCCTGAGCGCGCAATACCTCTTTGGTTTTTGGACGAGAAGCAGTGCAACGTCACTGGCGCGTGCAGTGGCCAGCAACCTGGTGTATGCCATGGCAGACGCCGAGTACACCAATCCTTTCTCCTCTGGTGCCGATGCGAATTGCAGTGGGACACCTCCCACCCTCACAGTGGCTTCGGGAAATCAGGTGCGCCAGCTGAAAGTGGATCCCCAGGTGGCGTCTTACAACTGCACCTCTACGGAAACCACCTTCAATGCCACAGTCAGCCTAAAAAGTGGTGCATCGATCACCATGACTTTGCAGAAAGACCCTGAGCAGGTTCTGGCCAACAAAGTCGCTCAGATCCTGCTGGCCGCCATGGATGCAGTGGAAACAGGCAACCCGGATTCCACCGGAGCAGATGCCATTTGCATTTATTCCAGCACCCAGCAAGCCGTCAGTGTACTGTCTGGTGCACAATCGGTTCTGGTGTCTGCCCCCGCTCCAGTGAACAGCATTTCCTGCACCAGCACCCTGACGCAGTTTGATGTCACCGTCACCACTTCAGGTGGGGTTTCTGTCACACGCTCCCTGAAGAAGTAAAGAGAAACAAGTGTGAGGGCCAGAATGCTCCCTGGTTTGCAGCAGACCGCAGGAATCCCTATGGAAAATCTGCCCATTTTGGCCCACCATGAAAGCACTGGAGGCCCCATGGTCAAGGTGGCGAAAAACCTGCACAAACGCCAGTACAGCCTGCGCGAAAAGGGCCGGGTGGTGGGTTATGCCAGCACCCTCACCTTGCAGCACTGCACCTTCGAGGTGAACGAAACCACCCGACAGCGGGTGATGCGTCGGGGCCAGAAAGAGGTGCATGCCTTTGTGGTCGGAGATCGCATCGCAGACCAGCCTGTGCCTGCAGAAGCCGTGCAGATCGGGTACAACCCTTTTTTGCAGGGACAATTTTTCCGCAAGGACAGTGGTGCTGCCATTCAACATGCTCTGGAGGTTTACTTCACCCCACAGGGGGTGTTTGCGCTGGGTGTCTCATAGCCTGTGAGAAAAACAGTTGCATTGGTCCAGTCTTTTTGCCTCACATTGGTTCTTTGCGGCCTGACCGCGGCTTCTTATAGTGAAGCATGACCCATGATGCTTTCATTCAGCAGCAGATCCTCAAAGGCCAGCAATTCAAAGCCCTCCATGAAGCTCCGGGCATTTTGGTCACGCCCAACCCCTGGGATGCTGGAACCGCCCGCATCCTGACCGCTCTGGGGTTCAAGGCCCTCTCCACCACCAGTGCAGGGCTGGCCTACACCCTGGGGGTTCAGGATTGCACGGCCGGTTTTTCCAGAGAACAGAACATTCTCAATGCCCGTGCTGTTGCGGATGCCACCCATCTGCCTGTGGCTGCAGACCTGGAGAACGGTTATGGTGACCGCCCGGAAGATGCAGCAGAAACCCTCCGTCTGTCTGCGCTGGAAGGGGGCATGGTGGGTGGGTCCATTGAGGATGCCACCACCCGTCCCGAAAAACCGATTTATGATTTCCAACTCAGTGTGGAGCGGGTTGCTGCCGCAGCAGAAGCGGCCCGTGCCCTGCCCTTTCCTTTCACTTTTGTGGCCCGTGCAGAGAACTTTTTGCATGGCGTCCGGGATCTGGATGACACCATTCGCAGGCTGCAGGCCTATGAACAGGCCGGGGCAGATGTGCTGTTCGCTCCAGGGCTGCGTTCGCTGGAGGAGATCAAACTCATCTGTCAGGCCATCAAAAAACCCGTGAATGTCAATGCAGGCAGCAAAGGCTTTCCGCATTCTGTGGCGGATTTGCAGCAGGTGGGGGTCAAACGGGTCAGCCTGGGAGGAGGGCTGGCCAAAGCAGCGCTGGCCGCTTTCACCCGAGCGGCCATAGAGGTGCAGGAACACGGAACGGTGGACTTTCTGGCGGCTGCCCATGCTGTGGATTTTGCAGAATTGATGTACAGAGAGCACCAGAACGCCTGATTCAGCCATCTCAAAGCCAACAGGACCAGCAGAAAAATCTGGTCCTGTTGGCTTTGCAGGGCAAAGAACTGCAGGGGATGCTGTCCTATGAAACCCTGTTTTGGCCCCTCAAAACGCATTTAGAATAACGTTATTCTAAGTGAAAAATGTCGTGCAGCAGAAAGAATCTCTTCGCAAAATTCTTGACTGAAATTGGATCAGGCTTCGACTTCCAGCAGGGTTTGCTGCAGGTTTGTTTCCCCATCAAACTCCTGGTACTCAAAGTGGTCAAAATCTGCGGGGCATCCCTGCCCGCTCATGTCGTGGGCAGAGAGGGCCACAAAAGTTCCAGTGAAGGACAGCCCACCGCAGTGCTCATCAGAGAGTTTCCAGCTGTCGTACTGGGGTCCAAAAGGCTGCCAGTCCTGTCCGTTCAGGCTGACCTCAAACCCGAAGTGCTCTCCCTGAAAGGTCACACCCAGATGAATGGGAACTTGCTGAACGGGCAGGGTTTCGGTCCATTCGCTGTACTTGCCGTTCTCGCACTGGCCCAGACGCAGGTGCCTGCCCAGCACGTCATCGTGGGTGAGGTGCAAGAAAACCCAGTTGCTGGTGTTGTAGTAAGCGCTCAGTCCAGCCATCTGCTGAAAGTTGTGGGGCTGGAATTCCAGGACGGTGCGGGCACGGGCATGGTGGGCCTGCAACCTGCGACCGATCAGGCTTTGCTGGTGGGCAGACACCGGAGATTCCCGTCCGATCAGGCGCAGGTGTCCGGGGCGTGCATGCAGGCTCACCCAGTTTTCCTCCATGGGCACCCGCATGGATTGCCAGTGGATGCTGAGGGTTTCGGTGTCAAATTCATCCCGCACAGGTTCTGCAGGCCAGGGGTGGGCAGGAAGGTTGACTTCCACAGTCAATTCAGGGTGGTTGCCATGCGGCACCCTGGGCCAGCCATCTGCATCCCAGCGCACGGGTTGCAGGGAGGTTTCCCGTCCCAGATTGCAGTGCCTGCTGGGGGCTTCCGGGCCTTCCAGCGGTCTACCTGCAAGGTGGGCCAGATACCAGTCTCCGGTGGGGGTGTCCACCAGTGAGCCGTGTCCCGCTTTCTGGAGGGCCAGTTCAGGCTTCCCGAAGCTGGTCAGCAGGGGGTTCTCTGGATGCACCTCGTAAGGACCGAACAGGCTTCTGGAGCGTGCAAAAGTCACGGCATGTTCGTAGGTGGTTCCGCCCTCTGCAGTGAGCAAATAATACCAGCCGTCTTTTTTGTAGATGTGCGGTCCTTCGGTGACTTGCAGGGAGGTGCCGTAAAAGATGGTGTGGATGTCGCCCACCAGTTTTTGCCGTTTTGCATCGTATTCCTGCAGCACAATGCCAGAAAAGGGATGGTTGCCCTGACGGTGGTCCCAGCGCATGTTCAGCAGCCACTTTTTGCCGTCGTCATCGTGAAAGAGGCTGGGGTCAAAACCGCTGCTGTTCAGGTGGATGGGTTCACTCCAGGGACCCTCAATGTTTTCAGCAGTCACCAGATAATTGTGGGTGTCCTTGAAAGGGCTGTCGGGTTTCCAGTGTTTGACATCGGTGTAAATCAGAAAGAATTTTTCCCCATCATGGGTCAGGCAGGGGGCCCAGATGCCTGCACTGTCGGTGTTTCCGCGCATGTCCAGCTGGGAAAGTCGATTCAGGGGGCGGGTCAGCAGCCGCCAGTTCACCAGATCACGGGAGTGGTGGATTTGCACTCCGGGAAACCATTCAAATGTAGAAGTGGCGATGTAATAATCCTCTCCCACCCGCAGGATGCTGGGGTCAGGATTGAAGCCTTTGAGGATGGGGTTGTGCAGGTGTGGCATGTGGGGTCCTTTCAGGATGTTCTGGGTGAAGTGGTGGATTCCCGCAACAGCAGGGCAGGAAGCAAAACATGCGGCAGGGGAGGCTGGATCTGGTTCAGCAGCAGGGCACAGGCGATGTGCTGTCCGAGTTGCTCTCCGGGAAAGTGCACGGTGGTGAGCGGAGGAATCATGCAGGGGGTGCTGGAGGTGTCTTCCAGGGCCAGCAGGGAAACGTCATGGGGCACCTGCAGGCCTCTGCGGTACAGGGCCAGTCGGGCTCCGCTGGCCATGCGGGCATTGCTGGTGATCAGGGCGGTGAAGGGGATCTGTCGAGCCAGCAAATCCAGCACGGCGTCATGTCCTGATTTCTCACTCCCATCTCCTGCCAGCAGCAGGGGAGCAGCTGTTTTCCCAATGGCATCCAGGAACCCTTTCTGGTGCAATGCCAGCAGTCCATGCTGGCAGGATCCCACAAAAGCGATGTGCTGGTGTCCCATCTCCAGCAGGTGACGGGTGGCCAGTTCAGAGGCGGCCACCGCATCCAGTTGCACATGGTTGTCCCGGAAATGGGAATGGGGCCCGATGGTGAGGGTGGGGTACTGCGCAGCCAGGGCTGCATATTCGGTGGGATGAAAAGCCCCGTCCAGCAGGATCAGCAAATCCAGAGACTCCCCCAGCACTGCAGAGAGGCCAGGGGCGGTTTGCCAGGGCTGGCCTGCCACCACCGACCAGCACAGGGCTGAGCCCACCTCCTGCTGAATGCCTTGCAGAATTTCGCTGCTGAGGGGGTGGTCCAGTGGAGCCACCATGCCCAGACGCACCACGGCTGCCTCCTCTTCAGGCAAGGCGCGTTGTGATGTGCTGCTGGAAAGGGGGGGTTCATGGCCAGTTGCAAGTTCGAGGTGTGCAACCGGGCAAGTCAGCGATTGTCTGGGCATGGTGGGTCCTTTCCAGATGGGAGCACCTGCAGGTTGTGGGAAGATACCCCTGCAGCATTCACCAATGTTTGCGCTAACTATAGTCCTAACAATGTGTGCTGTCAATGTGTTTGTCCAGAAGTGGGGTTGTTTTGCAAGGCTTTGCAGGGTTGCCTTGATGTGCTGGCTGGAAGAGAAGAAGGCAGTGCTTTTCTGGGCCTGCAAAAACTTCATCTTCGGCAAAAGTCAGATTTTGTTGTGGTGCACTCAGAACAATTTTTATATGGCTCTTGTAAAAAATTTAGGTATGCCTAATAATTGGTTTATGAGATTTCTGGACCTGAGTCCCTCCAGTCAGGATTGCCTCAAACACCTCCACCATCTGGGAGGTCGTTCCACCACAGGAAAACTGGCCGAGCACCTCTGCCTTGCCCCTGCCTCGGTGAACAGCATGCTGAAAAAACTCAAACAGTGCGGTCTGGTCGAGCAGCTTCCCTATGGCCCGGTCAGCCTCACACCTGCAGGACTGCAACTGGCCTGGGACCTCTTGCGGCACCACCAGCTTCTGGTGCTGTATTTGCATCGGGTGCTGGGGTATTCACCAGAAGAAGCCCATCAGGAAGCAGAAACCCTGGAGCACCACATCAGCCACAAACTAGAACACCAGCTTTACGAGCGGCTGGGACGGCCCCTGCTGGACCTCGAAGGCCTGCCCATCCCCCCCACCAGGTTCACCCAAAGGAGCACCACTCCATGAAGCATCTTCTTCCAGAACTTCTCTCCAGACGCAATGTGCTGAAAGGACTCTCAGGCACCCTGGGTTTCCTGGGCCTGGGTGCACTGGTGAAAGCCCAGAACCACAGCCAGAACCACAGTGGACACCAGACCGCAAACGCCCCCTCCCATGCCGGACACCCTGCAGGCAACAACCACATGCTGGGCACCGTGGACCATGTTGCCAACGGCTTTGATCCCATGCAGATGCTCGTTGATTTTGATTACGGCAAGGTCAGCACCCTGCCTTCCGGCCAGACGCTCAGGGAATACACCATCTACGCCGAGGACCGAGAAATTGAAATTGCCCCCGGAGTGAAATTTGCCGCCTGGACCTACAACGGTCGGGTGCCCGGACCCACCATCCGCTGCACCGAAGGGGACCGCCTGCGCATCAGGTTCGTGAACACCAGCAGCCACCCCCACACCATCCACTTTCACGGCATCCACCCGGCAGAGATGGACGGCACCATCCTGAACGGCCCTGAAATTCAGCCAGGAGGCACCTTCACTTACGAATTTGACGCAGAGCCTTTTGGGTGCCACCTTTATCACTGCCATGCTTTG
This is a stretch of genomic DNA from Deinococcus roseus. It encodes these proteins:
- a CDS encoding glycoside hydrolase family 43 protein is translated as MPHLHNPILKGFNPDPSILRVGEDYYIATSTFEWFPGVQIHHSRDLVNWRLLTRPLNRLSQLDMRGNTDSAGIWAPCLTHDGEKFFLIYTDVKHWKPDSPFKDTHNYLVTAENIEGPWSEPIHLNSSGFDPSLFHDDDGKKWLLNMRWDHRQGNHPFSGIVLQEYDAKRQKLVGDIHTIFYGTSLQVTEGPHIYKKDGWYYLLTAEGGTTYEHAVTFARSRSLFGPYEVHPENPLLTSFGKPELALQKAGHGSLVDTPTGDWYLAHLAGRPLEGPEAPSRHCNLGRETSLQPVRWDADGWPRVPHGNHPELTVEVNLPAHPWPAEPVRDEFDTETLSIHWQSMRVPMEENWVSLHARPGHLRLIGRESPVSAHQQSLIGRRLQAHHARARTVLEFQPHNFQQMAGLSAYYNTSNWVFLHLTHDDVLGRHLRLGQCENGKYSEWTETLPVQQVPIHLGVTFQGEHFGFEVSLNGQDWQPFGPQYDSWKLSDEHCGGLSFTGTFVALSAHDMSGQGCPADFDHFEYQEFDGETNLQQTLLEVEA
- a CDS encoding LacI family DNA-binding transcriptional regulator — its product is MPRQSLTCPVAHLELATGHEPPLSSSTSQRALPEEEAAVVRLGMVAPLDHPLSSEILQGIQQEVGSALCWSVVAGQPWQTAPGLSAVLGESLDLLILLDGAFHPTEYAALAAQYPTLTIGPHSHFRDNHVQLDAVAASELATRHLLEMGHQHIAFVGSCQHGLLALHQKGFLDAIGKTAAPLLLAGDGSEKSGHDAVLDLLARQIPFTALITSNARMASGARLALYRRGLQVPHDVSLLALEDTSSTPCMIPPLTTVHFPGEQLGQHIACALLLNQIQPPLPHVLLPALLLRESTTSPRTS
- a CDS encoding isocitrate lyase/PEP mutase family protein, with translation MTHDAFIQQQILKGQQFKALHEAPGILVTPNPWDAGTARILTALGFKALSTTSAGLAYTLGVQDCTAGFSREQNILNARAVADATHLPVAADLENGYGDRPEDAAETLRLSALEGGMVGGSIEDATTRPEKPIYDFQLSVERVAAAAEAARALPFPFTFVARAENFLHGVRDLDDTIRRLQAYEQAGADVLFAPGLRSLEEIKLICQAIKKPVNVNAGSKGFPHSVADLQQVGVKRVSLGGGLAKAALAAFTRAAIEVQEHGTVDFLAAAHAVDFAELMYREHQNA
- a CDS encoding metal-dependent transcriptional regulator → MRFLDLSPSSQDCLKHLHHLGGRSTTGKLAEHLCLAPASVNSMLKKLKQCGLVEQLPYGPVSLTPAGLQLAWDLLRHHQLLVLYLHRVLGYSPEEAHQEAETLEHHISHKLEHQLYERLGRPLLDLEGLPIPPTRFTQRSTTP
- the ureG gene encoding urease accessory protein UreG, whose protein sequence is MTVKIGVGGPVGSGKTALLEKLCKKLRDEYSIAVITNDIYCYEDAEILARAEALPLHRIRGVQTGGCPHTAIREDPSINQEAVDEMLEALPDLDILFIESGGDNLASSFSPELVDVFIFVLDVSGGEKVPRKGGPGIVRSDLLVINKIDLAPLVGASLEVMERDTRVQRGTRPHVFTSLKNEDGLNAVIQWIKQDVLFEDSSFSLGGH
- a CDS encoding urease subunit alpha translates to MKLKRSDYARLYGPTKGDRIRLADTELLLKIEEDYTTYGEEVVFGGGKVIRDGLGQGQNTRASGSPDLVITNAILLDWWGIVKADVGVRDGRIVAIGKAGNPDIQDGVTPGLEIGPGTEIIAGERKILTAGGIDTHIHFIAPQQAWEALYSGVTTMIGGGTGPAEGTKATTCTPGLWNLHRMLESLEAFPLNFGLLGKGNASLPEALEEQVLAGAIGLKLHEDWGTTPSAIDTCLSVAEKYDVQVAIHTDTLNESGYVEDTLKAFKDRVIHTYHSEGAGGGHAPDILRVLAFDNVLPSSTNPTMPYTINTLEEHLDMLMVCHHLSPQVPEDVAFAESRIRPETMGAEDVLHDLGAISMMSSDSQAMGRVGEVILRTWQTAHKMKLERGALDGDRDADNARIKRYVSKYTINPALAHGIADHVGSIEVGKLADLVLWNPAFFGIKPELIIKGGFIAASLMGDPNASIPTPEPVRYRPMFGAFGKATSKTSVHFVSQVSLEQGNLPELSRTCLAVKGCRSVKKSDLKHNGLLPNIKVNPETYEVTIDGEPIHSEAAKELPMSQRYFLF
- a CDS encoding urease accessory protein UreF, whose amino-acid sequence is MKHRLILQQMFDSQFPLGGFAHSGGLESYTAQPLKPPQLLALLGNHIRLGGLRLEVSAMALVYADSDPEQLAQELTAWKSTPTSLHASTALGKRLIKLARRLWGVELPKLSEQHFALQCALLGRQLHLPLEDLCLAYSQAQITSMLSACTRCMPLSPEQAQEILLGLQDTLLSETLQRIQQPELSSAMPALDLRSHQQAFLYTRLFQS
- a CDS encoding multicopper oxidase domain-containing protein; its protein translation is MKHLLPELLSRRNVLKGLSGTLGFLGLGALVKAQNHSQNHSGHQTANAPSHAGHPAGNNHMLGTVDHVANGFDPMQMLVDFDYGKVSTLPSGQTLREYTIYAEDREIEIAPGVKFAAWTYNGRVPGPTIRCTEGDRLRIRFVNTSSHPHTIHFHGIHPAEMDGTILNGPEIQPGGTFTYEFDAEPFGCHLYHCHALPLKRHIHKGLYGAFIIDPRGGRPPAKELIMVMNAFDTNFDNANDVYAVNTVAFAYANTPIPLQVGERVRVYLINILEFDFINSFHLHANMFDYYDHGTTLTPTLKTVDTISQVQGQRGILEFAYRYPGQYMFHPHISEFTELGWMGHFNVVKPEDYADALQQSGVDMAWDRKSKAGAKGGAK
- a CDS encoding urease accessory protein UreD; the protein is MHSVLRLEFGLKAGRTVLKQQYASGAMKVVRPFEAGEYALLQIASVTPGIHNGDRYELSVSLQEGAKVILLNQSATKLHGKRAGCALHDIQIQVAGGAHLEYYPGLTIPFMDAHYQQKTRIELAAGAQFGMLESWSAGRLERGEQWEFQSLQSHIQVNLQGKPLYRDAFHLAGHPLEGLTDQHTLWASGFWHGLPVLPAAFQDGAQLAGWGVTRSGGQYFRMLGSDTLEFQRALTAYITERWQVTSGMQIPWKRYASGVFL